Below is a genomic region from Mesorhizobium sp. NZP2298.
CAGGACCTGCTATGTCGAGGTGGACGGCATCCATATCGCCTACCAGACCGTCGGCAACGGCCCGGCCGATATCGTGCTGGTGCCGGGCTTCATCTCGCATGTCGAGCGCATCTGGGAGGACAGGAGCTGCCGCGCCTGGCTCAGCGCGGTGTCGCGGCTCGGCCGCCTGATCCTGTTCGACCGGCGCGGCATGGGCCTGTCCGACCGCGTCGGCGCCCGCCCGACCGTCGAGGCGACGGCGCGCGACATTCTGGCGGTGATGAACGCGGCCGGCAGCCGCAAAGCCTTGCTGGTCGGCGCCTCGGAGGGCGGCCCGGGCTGCATCCGCTTCGCCGTCGACCACCCCGACCGGCTGACCGGCCTGGTTCTGTGGGGCTCGCTCGCCAAGGGCAGCCACGCGCCCGACTACCCCTTCGCGCTGACATCGGCGCAATACGATCTGTGGCAGGGGCGCCTGCTCGCGGGCTGGGGCGGCCCGGCGGAAATCGAGACCTTCGCGCCGAGTGTTGCCCAGGATCGCCAGGCGCGCGCCTGGTGGGCCGGCCTGCTCAGGGCCGCCTCCAGCCCCGGCGCGGTGGCGGGCCTGCTGCAGGCGCTGCGCGATGCCGATGTGCGGCCGCTGCTGTCAAAAGTCTCGGCCAGGACGCTGGTGCTGCACCGCACCGGCGACCACGCCGTGCGCATCGAGGCCGGGCGATACCTGGCGGCGCGGATCGCGGGAGCCCGGTTTGTCGAGGTGGAGGGGGAGGATCACTGGTTCTGGGTGGGGGAGCAGCGGCAACTGCTGGAGACGATCGCGGCGATGGCGGGCGCACGGTGAGGGCAGGCCCGCTTCCGCGCGCGTCGGCCATATCAGGCATTGGTCGGGGCCGCGCTTGCGAGGCCGGCCGCCGCGACGTCAATTACACGTCGTCGCGGTCCTCAGTGCCTGCGCACGGGAAGGCTCGGGCAAGGCCGCGATCCGCCGAACGGACGCATAGAACCTTGGATAGTCGCCGGAGCACAAATCATGCAGGCGAAGGAACGCCGGGACCTGTTCGCCGTAGACGGACGTCGCGGCGAGCTTTGCGTTGTTGATGGGGCTGTTGAACCAGGCGTCGTATCCGCGGTATCCGGCCCAGCGCCCGTCACGCATTTGCCGGTAGCGCACCCGCAGCCTGTCGATCACGGCTGTCTTGGCGGCAGCCATCTGTTGCGGGGCGCGGGGACTTCCGTAGACCTGCCGCAACTCGTCGCGCGTTTGCGCGATGAGTCCGAGAAAATCCGCACTGCGCTTGCGGCCGGCTTCGTAGCGGCGCAATCCGGCGCGATTGCCGGTGACCCGCAGCCATTTCCTCACGCCGCTGGTTTCGACGGCGACCGCGAAAGCCTCGTTGAACGCGGAGTCGTTGTTCACATAGATTTTCTGATGCGCCAGCTCATGGAAGATAAGGCCCGCAATATAGGTGTCGTCCTGACGCAGCATGGTGCTGAGCAGCGGGTCGCTGAACCAGCCCAGCGTGGAATAGGCGGTGATGCCCGAGACGTAGACGTCCAGCCCCTTCCGCTGCAGGTCGCCGGCGCTTTCAGCCGCTGATTTCGGGGAAAAGTAACCCCGGTACGGAACGCAGCCGAAGACCGGAAAGCACCATGTTATGGGTGTGAGCGAGAATTGCGGCGCGGCAAAAACCGCAAAGGTCACATTGTCCCGGCCGATGTCGACATAGCTTCGATAGCTGCTGTTGTCGGGCAGCGCCAGCTCATCCGTGGCAAAGCGACGTATGGCGCTCGCCGACGTCAACTTCGCGCGCAATGCCTCCGGCGTCGAGGGGTCGTGGATGAGCCTTCCGACATTCTTGCGCGCCGCCATGATCCGCGCATGGCCTTCCAGCGACTGCGCGTAGTAGGAAACGCTGGTGCACCCGGCCACCCCGGAGACCATGGCCACAGCGGCAAGCAATCGAAAAAAGCGCTTCACAGCTTGCCCTGCTCATCTCCCCATGGAGCGATTGCCCCATTTGCCCTAGTGTCTCAAACAGGCGCACCGGTTTTCGTCAAGAGCTGGGGGGCAGGCGGCCTCGGTTGCGCCAGGGAATGAACCGGATATAGGCGCCCCTTATCCCTTGCTTCCGGTCGGTCGCCTTGGCCATGCCGCGAAATAGCTGTACGCAGGGATCAGAAGCCGAACAAACCATTCGGAAGCCGGGACGGACGCCAAATGGCCCGAATCAAGATTGTCCATACGACCGAGTACACCTACCGCAATCCGGTCGGCCTCCTGCGTCACCGGCTGATGGTGCGGCCCGACGACAGCCACGATTTGAGACTGCATCAGGCCGATCTGAGGATTGAGCCGGAGCCAGCCTCCATCCACTGGAAGCACGACACATTCGACAATTCCATCTGTTTCGTCGAATGGCCCGAAACGCTCAGGACCAAGCGCCTGAGCATCGTCTCGACGCTGGATTTGACGCATCATCCCGAAGGCCCGCCGCTGCCGCAATACAGCCTTGAGCCCGCGGCCGAGAAATTCCCGCTCTCCTACGACCAGAGCGAAACCGCTGATCTGGGGCGTCTGGCCGAACTGCAAATGCCGGACGCGGACCGCAAGGTCGAGGCCTGGGCGCGACGCGCGGTCGCCGAGGCCGGCGGCACGGACACGTTGAAGGTGTTGGAGGCGATGACTCGCGCCATCCAGCGGCAGTTCCGCTACGGCGCCCGCCATGAGGAAGGCACGCAGACAGCCGCCCAGACAATCGAGCTCGGCACCGGTACCTGCCGCGACTTCGCTGTCCTGATGATGGAGGCGCTGCGAAGCTTCGGCCTGGCCACCCGCTTCGTCACCGGGTACCTCTACGACGACACCTCCGGCACGACGCGCGGAGGCGGCAGTACGCACGCCTGGTGCGGTGTCTATCTTCCGGGCGCCGGCTGGGTCGAGTACGACCCGACCAACGGGCTGGTCGCGGGCGCCAACCTGATCCGCGTGGGGGTGACCCGCGAAGCCTCGCAGGCCCTTCCAATCTCGGGAGGCTTTGTCGGCAGCGCCGCAGATCCGACTGGCATGCATGTCGACGTATCGGTCTCCGCGGTTCCGATACGCTGAAGCATCTGTCCTTGAAGGCAGTCTTCCCCTGGTGTCGGTGCAAAGCCTTGCTGGTGGGAATCCCGACTCTCGGATAGCCTTCGACCGACCGAACGCCTTCCATTCCGCCGCCGACCGCCAACAACGAGCCAAGATGCCTTCAATTGAGGAAATCGCCCGCGCGGGTTGGCTGCCATTGAACGGGGATGCAAAATGAATGCAGAACTCGGGCTTGTCCTCGCTCTACTGGTCTCCGCGATTGTCATGTTCGCGGTCAACAAGCCAAGGCTGGACGCCGTCGCGCTTATCATGCTGGTGGCGCTGCCTTTTACCGGCGTGCTGTCGATGGGAGAGGCGCTGGCGGGCTTCAGCGATCCGAACATCGTCCTCATCGCGGCCCTTTTTGTCATCGGCGACGGATTGGTGCGCACGGGTGTCGCTCAGCAGCTCGGCGACTGGCTCATTGCAACAGCGGGCTCAAGCGAGCTCCGGCTGACCGTGCTCCTCATGCTGGTCGTCTGCTCGCTCGGGGCGACGATGAGTTCGACGGCGGTAACCGCGATTTTCATTCCCGTCGTCCTGCGTATTTCGCAAAGCACCGGCATTGGCCCGGGACGGCTGATGATGCCGCTCAGCTTCGCTGCCCTCATCAGCGGCATGATGACCCTCGTGGCCACCGCGCCCAACCTTGTCGTCAACAGCGAGCTCGAGCGGCACGGTGTGCCAGGCTTCGGCTTCTTCAGTTTCACGCCGTTCGGCCTTCCGGTTCTTGGTCTTGCGATCGTGTACATGATCTTTGCCCGACGCTGGCTGCCTGGCGAAAACGAGCCGAAAGCATCCCAACAGGCGACGTTCGGGGCCTGGGTGGACGAATACAAGCTCGCTCATCGAGAGCGGCGGGTGAAGATTTCAGACCGCTCTCCCCTGGTCGGACAGAATCTGGAGCAGTTGGACCTGCCAAGCACATCGGGCGCCAACATCCTGGCGATCGAGCGCAGTCACAAGTTCCGAAAGGAAATTCTCAGGCCC
It encodes:
- a CDS encoding alpha/beta hydrolase — its product is MELIQLRLLGFPEFRLNGRPIELALRKAAALVIYLAEAGGPVARDVAATLLWPEADAEAARARLRRTLYKIRVAFGEEVISASAASLSLRPALSVEADSRAFDHACDAGLLDDAADLYTGDYLAGFSLPDCPEFEEWVFFRREALRSRLVQALERLVEAKIAGGEPRGAVVHATRLAALDPLSESAHRHLIRAHLAAGDRAAAERQGETCMRLLRDELGVAPDPATLALLRAPTPDPELEMPRTCYVEVDGIHIAYQTVGNGPADIVLVPGFISHVERIWEDRSCRAWLSAVSRLGRLILFDRRGMGLSDRVGARPTVEATARDILAVMNAAGSRKALLVGASEGGPGCIRFAVDHPDRLTGLVLWGSLAKGSHAPDYPFALTSAQYDLWQGRLLAGWGGPAEIETFAPSVAQDRQARAWWAGLLRAASSPGAVAGLLQALRDADVRPLLSKVSARTLVLHRTGDHAVRIEAGRYLAARIAGARFVEVEGEDHWFWVGEQRQLLETIAAMAGAR
- a CDS encoding aminopeptidase; amino-acid sequence: MVSGVAGCTSVSYYAQSLEGHARIMAARKNVGRLIHDPSTPEALRAKLTSASAIRRFATDELALPDNSSYRSYVDIGRDNVTFAVFAAPQFSLTPITWCFPVFGCVPYRGYFSPKSAAESAGDLQRKGLDVYVSGITAYSTLGWFSDPLLSTMLRQDDTYIAGLIFHELAHQKIYVNNDSAFNEAFAVAVETSGVRKWLRVTGNRAGLRRYEAGRKRSADFLGLIAQTRDELRQVYGSPRAPQQMAAAKTAVIDRLRVRYRQMRDGRWAGYRGYDAWFNSPINNAKLAATSVYGEQVPAFLRLHDLCSGDYPRFYASVRRIAALPEPSRAQALRTATTCN
- a CDS encoding transglutaminase family protein, translating into MARIKIVHTTEYTYRNPVGLLRHRLMVRPDDSHDLRLHQADLRIEPEPASIHWKHDTFDNSICFVEWPETLRTKRLSIVSTLDLTHHPEGPPLPQYSLEPAAEKFPLSYDQSETADLGRLAELQMPDADRKVEAWARRAVAEAGGTDTLKVLEAMTRAIQRQFRYGARHEEGTQTAAQTIELGTGTCRDFAVLMMEALRSFGLATRFVTGYLYDDTSGTTRGGGSTHAWCGVYLPGAGWVEYDPTNGLVAGANLIRVGVTREASQALPISGGFVGSAADPTGMHVDVSVSAVPIR